One Nicotiana tabacum cultivar K326 chromosome 23, ASM71507v2, whole genome shotgun sequence genomic window, ACTTTGAAGGCTTATTTCGTCTCCTAGTTTGACAAGGAATTGGCCTATGTCATTTAAGTTTTTTCgaacacatataaatagacctaaaaacgcCACTTTGGACGAGTTTTGGCAACCGGAGGCAAGGATAGCCCGTGAAACAACCGTTGGGAGTTAGAATCATTGATTTCTACATCGTTTCATCTTTACTTTGTAACTTGATTATACAAAACATCtgagatattgttactatgagtatgagtagctaatcttctaatctagggttttgatggaacctattggaggatgattttcctgttacgttaatatagatttgccgtagtattttctctatttgttcaactatattattattgttgttgattgaaggccCCTCAAtcaactgtgcctatttagtgtgtattactcggaagagagtgcatatttaggtaattattgaacaacatcactcctaacgtatatgagggatcaatacgaagggtttaaaggtgggattagggataacgaaaccttggtgcgatccaaGTGAGCCGTaattaatgccagctagcgtaattcgggataatatgtctagtaaattatggtaattactcgggagagagttacaacagtcagagtgctcatgatcgatagagaagacttaagcaaatttatagaaaacgtagcggaaaagattccgacaataggagaattcacaaccttagatcattccacaACTTGTCTACAACCCGTtagtagttagttattaattgttgcatttttattACGTAATAattagttagtaaacatccaaattgttacttaaatatttatGAAGATTGATTGCGTGAGTTCGTGCGAGGCTAGTAGTtgtgtttgataggttaattccctgtgggattcgactacagacttattagccggaatatatttgcaacgaccgcttagtcctttttataatgcatagttggacgtgatcaaattttggcgccgttgcaaTAAAAAATTGCCTATCCTCATACAACGAAAATACAATAGGAAAAATCGTGTGCAATAAAAAATACAAGCACGGCTTAGGGAGGggtctttatttgtttatttaatttaagattaacaatttattttatttaacaagTCTTTAACGGATTTTCTAAAACGTTTTCACAAGAATTACTTCATTTATGTTGAGTCCAACGAGGATTATTATATGAGCTATGTCTATCCTCTCACAATTAATAATAACTTCAAATTACAATATGCAGCAACTAAAGTTTGAATTTAAACCTACAGAATCTGATAGCTATCTCTTTGGTATCTCAATACTATTAACCACAATCATCTGATTGAGTTCGACATTTTCATTGAATATCTAAAACAACACGTACAGTAGTAGTGCTTAAAATGAAAAACGTTCGTTTAAAGTTTATTCTAGCTATATGCTACTATTTCCcaagtttgtttttctttgatctTTTGTGATTATCCTTTAATACAACACAAGAATACAAACTTATTGGATAGAACTATTTCAGAAATGGAGCATTAATTTCTAGGCTGTGCAAACGTATAGTGCAAAAGCAAAAAGTGATTATTAAGAAAGAAAGAGCATACTgttcaagcaaaagttgagaTATTGAAGCCAAAAGTACACTTCAACAAAAAGATAAGAGAAAGAAAGTCTAGAAATACACATTCAACTCGCTAGTAGAGAGTCACATTAATTGGTAGGCTACAACGAAACCAAAAGGGTTAGACTTGGCTCTAGCTGCTATAGGTATAGCTTCTGCATCTCAAAACCTATTCCCTTTGATTCTGATATCAGTAAGGTGAGACACTAACGTTGGCTGAAGTAAACAAACCATCTTTCATAAGAACATCTTCTCCATCctatgaacaaaacaaaaaaccaaaaaccaaaaggaaaaaaaaaaagaatgtgaacataATTCACTGAATATACAATGGaaaaaaaagctaaaaaaatGAAGAAGTTGCATGTTAACATACCTGTTGGCGCACATTGGCCCTCTTAACAGTCTGATCAGGCATGAGACCAAATTGAATGTGTGGAAAGTGGGCCCACTGCGTCATTAACAAAAGAATAATGTGAAAACTCTGATGCAAGTAACATAGAAACCCTAGTTCTTAGTTATCAAGATTTGATGTTGAATTAATATAGAATTAAATTCAACCCAAAAATGTCTTAAATCAATGTGAAAAGAACCATAAATAACTTCGTATATCGGATTAAAAAAAACTGGAATTAGCTACGAACTTCGTTGCTATAGCTTGTTGCAAAATTGCTCGTAGCTAACATAATTTCTTGATAATCTGATACTAATTCGTCTCTAAATAGGACTAGAGACaaatttttctgtttagctataTAATTTGACCGGATTTGACCAAAATAaaacttgtttttaaaatataatagaaTATCGTAccaaatataaaatgaaaaacaaaagagGAGGAACCCTAGTCTAGAAAATTAATCGGTGAGTAGCGCAGTAATACATTTTTTGCAGCGGCGCTAAAAGCTTCTCTGTGGCTAATGTCAGGATTCCCTGCTTTTATACGTTGGATCTCTTCCCTGCAGAAATTTTCAAAGACCAATATCTAGCTTCATATGACAAGATAAatacaataaataatttttagtatttgatatctaagtatatgtattttattaaataaaagaaGAATGTCTAACAAGTTTGCTTGGTAAAAGAGAAGCAGAAGCTTATGATTATTACTTGATGAATCGGTTGTAAGCAGAGGGGACTCGCTGTCTCTTTTCAGGAGCTGTACATATAGATACACATTAATACTAGTGTATATGTGGTGATAATAAGATGTATTTTTCTTGTACCTAAATCTTCATCATTTCAAGCACAAAAAGTGACACAAGCCCTTTGCAAAGTAAGAAAGCTAACGGAAATTAAAATACTTGTcatcctttcgttccttcttCACAATAGGAACGTCAAGAAGCAAAACGTAGAAATATAGGTTTAAGAGAAAAAGGAGGCATCCCAGAAATTAAATCCGTCTTTccttaacaacaacaataacaacaacaacaacagtaacaacaacatcATAGTGTggacgcagaccttatccctaccttgtgaagatagagaTGCAGTGTAAATTTCTGATattgataataaaagaagaaatgtATGTCTGAGATATCTCACGTCTGTTAATGACGGGTGGTCTAGGAAGATCATCAAATCCAGGTCGAGCAGGTAGGACAAAATCAGTAGAGTTACACTGATTCATCAAGAAATTTGGGGTTGCGTTGGTAATTTCTTCCTGCAAAGCACTTGTTTATAAATTTTAGACAACAAATTGACAAATAGAGACCTAAAAAAGTGCTGCTTCAACAGTAATATATAGACATATATACCAGAATATTGTGGGAAGGAGAGAAGTAAGTGTGACCAAAATGATGGTTATCTGAAGGCAAAAGCAAGCTTGGCAAAAGATTAGTGCAGTGGCCACATCGAACCGTCACCGTCTTGAACAAACTTGTGCACGGAACACTTACCTAAGAATCAATCACAAAAGAGAATAAAAGAATCAATTATCAAAAACCCCACAAGGGTTAGAAGCACAAAATCATTTTCTTGCTTTGACTATGTATTACTCTTAGGAGGTTTTGGTTTTATGTCGCCTCCTTTGCgctctatttttgttatttagtAAATAAGATAGGGCTCAATGCCGAATCCCCATCACCATAGGAGGTGAAAGCGTGGGTCGAtggcttaattttttttttaaaaaaatcttgcTTAGacatcttccttcttctttttttcttctttttttccccctATAATCACTAAAAACGTTGTTGGCaaattgaaaaaaacaaaaacttgAGTGAAC contains:
- the LOC107811927 gene encoding axial regulator YABBY 1, producing MSSSTPNSTCSLDHLPPSEQLCYVHCNICDTVLAVSVPCTSLFKTVTVRCGHCTNLLPSLLLPSDNHHFGHTYFSPSHNILEEITNATPNFLMNQCNSTDFVLPARPGFDDLPRPPVINRPPEKRQRVPSAYNRFIKEEIQRIKAGNPDISHREAFSAAAKNWAHFPHIQFGLMPDQTVKRANVRQQDGEDVLMKDGLFTSANVSVSPY